The genomic segment CCTATTAAACCACATCATTCAAATATAATGCTTTCTTGTTTGAATTGTCATCAAGGACAAGGGAATGATGTTACAAAGTTTAAAGCTATTGGTGATAAGGGCTGTATATCCTGTCATGGAGATAAAAAAAGAGTAGCACAAAGGCTTGAGTATATGGATATGTTAAAAGCAAATCCGCATAATTCAATTCATGATGGACCTACATTGTTTTGTGATGAATGTCATAATGAGCATAAAAAATCAACCAATATGTGTTTAGAATGCCATGAGAGTGAAGTAAAACATTGGATGAGGGTAACGCCATGAAAAAAAGAATAATAATTTTTATCTTTATAATAGGTGGTTTATTTGGACTTATAGCATCTCTTGGGGTTTATTATGGACTTGCTGCAACAAGTGATGAAAAATTTTGTGTGATTTGCCATGAGATGGATCCTATGGTTATCGCTTATAGCAAGGATGTGCATAGTGGCATAGGTAAAACCGGTGTAAAAGCTAAATGTGTTGATTGTCACTTGCCACATGATAATATTATAAATTATATATATGCAAAAGCTAGAAATGGTGTTGTAGAAGGTGCTATTCACTTTTTTGGAGATGCTGAAAATATAAATTGGCATGAAAATAGAAAGAATAGAAAAGATTTTGTTTTTGATGATGGATGTTTACATTGTCATACAAATATTTATGACAATAAGCTAATATCAGCAAAAGCTAATGAAATGCATGAGCATTATAAATCTTTGCTAAGTACAGATAAAAAACTTGGTTGTGCTTCTTGCCATGTTGAGGTTGGACATACCGGACTTCATAATATGCTTAATTACTGGAATCCACAATACGAAACATACAAAGATAAAGCATTAAAGAAAAAAGAAGAGCTTAAAAAAGAGTATTTTAAATAAGCTATTTAGAATTTTATGTGATTAGAATTAATACTCATCACATAAAATTCAGATTATTGTAATATATATTTATGTAAAATAAAATACAAATTTTATATAAAGGATAAGTTATGAATAAATTAGTATTGTCTTTAATGCTTTTGGTTTCGTATATATTAGCAGCTGTAAATTTAAATACAGCCACAAAAGAAGAGTTAATGAGTTTAAAAGGCATAGGCAACTCAAAAGCTGAAGCTATAATAGAATATAGAAAAGCAAATCCGTTTAAAAGCACAGAAGATCTAAAAAATGTAAAAGGTATTGGGGATTCTATTTATAAAAAGTTAGAAAAAGAATTAACGGTTTCTAATACAAAAAATAAATAAAATAAGTTATTTGAGCATTTTTTATATGCTCAAATTTTGTATTTCAATCAAAATCTTTTACGAAATTTTATTTTTAATGTAAGTTAAATTTAATATTTGCTATAATTGCGATTTTTAAATCAAAAAAATACTTAAACAAAGAGAGAATGATGGCTAAAGATGATGTAATAGAAATTGATGGTAATGTTGTAGAAGCATTGCCTAATGCAACTTTTAAAGTTGAACTTGATAATAAACATGTGATTTTATGCCATATAGCCGGCAAAATGAGAATGCACTATATAAAAATTATGCCAGGAGATAGAGTTAAAGTAGAACTTACTCCATATAGTCTTGATAAGGGCAGAATAACATATCGCTACAAATAATACCTTATTTTTAACATAATTTAAAATTTTATAAAGTTTATTTTGGTATAATCCATGCTTCGCAACAAAGCTGTATGAAGAATTATTTTTAAAGATTATCACTTTTTTTTAAAAATAGTTGGTTTATATTTTCAATAAACCTGTATGCAGTTTGCTAAAAGTGAAATAAATTTTTAGGAGACTAGAATGAAAGTTCGTCCTTCTGTTAAGAAGATGTGTGACAAGTGCAAAGTTGTCAAGCGTAATGGTATAGTTCGTGTTATTTGCGAAAATCCAAAACATAAACAAAGACAAGGATAAGTATGGCACGTATAGCAGGTGTAGATTTACCAAATAGAAAAAGAGTAGAGTATGGATTGACTTATATATATGGTATAGGTCTTTACAAATCACGTCAAATTCTTGATGCTGTTGGAATATCTTATGATAAAAGAGTTCATGAGCTTACTGAAGATGAGGCAGCAGCTATAAGAAAAGAGATTCAAGAACATCACATCGTTGAAGGTGATTTAAGAAAACAAGTAGCTATGGATATAAAGGCACTTATGGATCTTGGTAGTTATCGTGGTCTTCGCCATAGAAAAGGTCTTCCTGTTCGTGGTCAAAAAACAAAGACAAATGCACGCACAAGAAAAGGTAAGCGTAAAACTGTCGGTGCAGCAACCAAGTAGTCGATTGTTAAAGGATAAATAAATGGCAAAAAGAAAAATTGTAAAGAAAAAAGTAGTTAAAAAAAATATAGCCAAAGGTATCGTTTACATCAGTGCTACATTTAATAATACAATGGTTACAGTTACTGATGAGATGGGAAATGCTATAGCTTGGAGTAGTGCAGGTGGACTTGGTTTTAAAGGTAGTAAAAAATCAACTCCTTATGCAGCACAACAAGCAGTAGAAGATGCTTTAAGTAAAGCTAAAGAGCATGGTATAAAAGAAGTTGGTATAAAAGTTCAAGGTCCAGGAAGTGGACGCGAAACAGCTGTTAAAAGCGTTGGTGCAGTAGAGGGTATAAAAGTTACTTTCTTAAAGGATATTACACCGCTTGCACATAATGGTTGCAGACCACCAAAACGCCGTCGCGTCTAATGAAGTTAAAGATTTAGGAGAATATTAAAATGGCTAGATACACAGGACCTGTTGAAAAACTAGAGAGACGTTTAGGTGTTTCTCTTGCATTAAAAGGCGAAAGAAGACTTGCTGGCAAGAGTGCATTAGATAAAAGACCTTTTGCGCCAGGGCAGCATGGACAAAGACGTGCAAAAATAAGCGAGTATGGTTTACAATT from the Campylobacter pinnipediorum subsp. pinnipediorum genome contains:
- a CDS encoding ComEA family DNA-binding protein — its product is MNKLVLSLMLLVSYILAAVNLNTATKEELMSLKGIGNSKAEAIIEYRKANPFKSTEDLKNVKGIGDSIYKKLEKELTVSNTKNK
- the rpsK gene encoding 30S ribosomal protein S11 → MAKRKIVKKKVVKKNIAKGIVYISATFNNTMVTVTDEMGNAIAWSSAGGLGFKGSKKSTPYAAQQAVEDALSKAKEHGIKEVGIKVQGPGSGRETAVKSVGAVEGIKVTFLKDITPLAHNGCRPPKRRRV
- a CDS encoding cytochrome c3 family protein produces the protein MKKRIIIFIFIIGGLFGLIASLGVYYGLAATSDEKFCVICHEMDPMVIAYSKDVHSGIGKTGVKAKCVDCHLPHDNIINYIYAKARNGVVEGAIHFFGDAENINWHENRKNRKDFVFDDGCLHCHTNIYDNKLISAKANEMHEHYKSLLSTDKKLGCASCHVEVGHTGLHNMLNYWNPQYETYKDKALKKKEELKKEYFK
- the rpmJ gene encoding 50S ribosomal protein L36, producing the protein MKVRPSVKKMCDKCKVVKRNGIVRVICENPKHKQRQG
- the infA gene encoding translation initiation factor IF-1, coding for MAKDDVIEIDGNVVEALPNATFKVELDNKHVILCHIAGKMRMHYIKIMPGDRVKVELTPYSLDKGRITYRYK
- a CDS encoding cytochrome c3 family protein, whose translation is MKFKIFYLIIFLFSCISQIYAVDKNTTKIEITKEIQDKYPIKPHHSNIMLSCLNCHQGQGNDVTKFKAIGDKGCISCHGDKKRVAQRLEYMDMLKANPHNSIHDGPTLFCDECHNEHKKSTNMCLECHESEVKHWMRVTP
- the rpsM gene encoding 30S ribosomal protein S13 is translated as MARIAGVDLPNRKRVEYGLTYIYGIGLYKSRQILDAVGISYDKRVHELTEDEAAAIRKEIQEHHIVEGDLRKQVAMDIKALMDLGSYRGLRHRKGLPVRGQKTKTNARTRKGKRKTVGAATK